One stretch of Gopherus flavomarginatus isolate rGopFla2 chromosome 2, rGopFla2.mat.asm, whole genome shotgun sequence DNA includes these proteins:
- the YTHDF3 gene encoding YTH domain-containing family protein 3 isoform X2: protein MPISVQNGSIHQKDAVNDDDFEPYLSSQTNQSNSYPPMSDPYMPSYYAPSIGFPYSLSEAAWSTAGDPPMPYLTTYGQMSNGEHHYIPDGVFSQPGALGNTPPFLGQHGFNFFPGNADFSTWGTSGSQGQSTQSSAYSSSYGYPPSSLGRAIADGQAGFGNDTLSKVPGISSIEQGMTGLKIGGDMTAAVTKTVGSALSSTGMTSIAANSVPPVSSSAPKPTSWAAIARKPAKPQPKLKPKGNVGIGGPAVPPPPIKHNMNIGTWDEKGSMVKAPPSQPILPPQTIIQQPQPLIQPPPLVQSQLPQQQPQPPQPQQQQGPQQQAQPHQLQQQQQLQNRWIAPRNRGVGFSQNNGGAGSENFGLGVVPVSSSPGVEVHPVLEKLKAINNYNPKDFDWNLKNGRVFIIKSYSEDDIHRSIKYSIWCSTEHGNKRLDAAYRSLNGKGPLYLLFSVNGSGHFCGVAEMKSVVDYNAYAGVWSQDKWKGKFDVKWIFVKDVPNNQLRHIRLENNDNKPVTNSRDTQEVPLEKAKQVLKIIATFKHTTSIFDDFAHYEKRQEEEEAMRRERNRNKQ, encoded by the exons ATGCCAA TTTCAGTACAAAACGGTTCGATTCATCAAAAGGATGCAGTAAATGATGATGACTTTGAGCCATATCTAAGTAGCCAGACAAATCAG AGTAACAGCTATCCACCAATGTCAGACCCATACATGCCTAGTTATTATGCTCCATCCATTGGATTTCCATATTCTCTAAGTGAAGCAGCATGGTCCACTGCAGGTGACCCTCCAATGCCATACTTGACAACCTATGGACAGATGAGCAATGGTGAACATCACTATATACCTGATGGTGTGTTTAGTCAACCTGGGGCTTTAGGAAATACCCCTCCATTCCTTGGTCAACatggatttaatttttttcctgggaATGCAGATTTCTCTACATGGGGGACAAGTGGATCTCAGGGACAATCAACGCAAAGCTCTGCTTATAGCAGCAGCTATGGCTATCCACCTAGCTCTCTTGGTAGAGCCATAGCAGATGGACAGGCTGGATTTGGCAATGATACTTTGAGCAAGGTGCCTGGGATTAGCAGCATTGAGCAAGGCATGACTGGACTGAAAATTGGTGGGGATATGACAGCTGCTGTGACAAAAACTGTAGGTTCAGCTCTGAGCAGTACAGGTATGACAAGCATTGCAGCAAATAGTGTGCCCCCAGTTAGCAGTTCAGCACCTAAACCAACCTCCTGGGCTGCCATCgctaggaagcctgctaaacctcAACCGAAACTCAAACCTAAGGGTAATGTGGGAATTGGGGGCCCTGCTGTACCACCGCCTCCTATAAAACACAACATGAACATTGGAACTTGGGATGAGAAAGGATCCATGGTAAAAGcacccccttcccagccaatACTGCCTCCTCAGACTATAATACAGCAGCCTCAGCCATTAATTCAACCACCACCATTGGTGCAAAGCCAACTGCCTCAACAGCAGCCTCAGCCACCACAACCACAGCAGCAACAAGGACCTCAGCAGCAGGCCCAGCCTCACCAgttgcagcagcaacagcagctgcaAAACCGCTGGATAGCTCCTCGTAACAGGGGCGTGGGCTTCAGCCAGAACAATGGAGGAGCTGGCAGCGAAAACTTTGGCTTAGGTGTTGTACCTGTCAGCTCTTCACCTGGTGTAGAGGTGCACCCAGTACTGGAGAAACTAAAGGCCATAAACAACTATAATCCCAAAGACTTTGATTGGAATCTGAAGAATGGACGTGTGTTTATAATCAAAAGCTATTCGGAGGACGATATACACCGCTCCATTAAATACTCTATCTGGTGTAGTACTGAACATGGTAATAAACGCTTGGATGCTGCTTACCGTTCCCTGAATGGGAAAGGTCCACTCTATTTACTCTTCAGTGTGAATGGCAGTGGACACTTTTGTGGAGTGGCTGAGATGAAGTCTGTTGTGGACTACAATGCATATGCCGGAGTCTGGTCTCAGGATAAGTGGAAGGGGAAGTTTGATGTTAAGTGGATCTTTGTCAAAGACGTTCCCAATAACCAGCTGCGGCACATTCGTTTGGAAAACAATGACAACAAACCAGTTACCAATTCGAGGGACACTCAAGAGGTACCCCTAGAAAAAGCCAAGCAAGTGCTTAAAATAATTGCTACTTTCAAGCATACCACCTCAATCTTTGATGACTTTGCACACTATGAAAAGCGtcaagaggaggaggaagccatGCGTAGG
- the YTHDF3 gene encoding YTH domain-containing family protein 3 isoform X1, whose amino-acid sequence MSATSVDQRPKGQGNKVSVQNGSIHQKDAVNDDDFEPYLSSQTNQSNSYPPMSDPYMPSYYAPSIGFPYSLSEAAWSTAGDPPMPYLTTYGQMSNGEHHYIPDGVFSQPGALGNTPPFLGQHGFNFFPGNADFSTWGTSGSQGQSTQSSAYSSSYGYPPSSLGRAIADGQAGFGNDTLSKVPGISSIEQGMTGLKIGGDMTAAVTKTVGSALSSTGMTSIAANSVPPVSSSAPKPTSWAAIARKPAKPQPKLKPKGNVGIGGPAVPPPPIKHNMNIGTWDEKGSMVKAPPSQPILPPQTIIQQPQPLIQPPPLVQSQLPQQQPQPPQPQQQQGPQQQAQPHQLQQQQQLQNRWIAPRNRGVGFSQNNGGAGSENFGLGVVPVSSSPGVEVHPVLEKLKAINNYNPKDFDWNLKNGRVFIIKSYSEDDIHRSIKYSIWCSTEHGNKRLDAAYRSLNGKGPLYLLFSVNGSGHFCGVAEMKSVVDYNAYAGVWSQDKWKGKFDVKWIFVKDVPNNQLRHIRLENNDNKPVTNSRDTQEVPLEKAKQVLKIIATFKHTTSIFDDFAHYEKRQEEEEAMRRERNRNKQ is encoded by the exons ATGTCAGCCACCAGCGTCGATCAG AGACCTAAAGGACAGGGAAATAAAG TTTCAGTACAAAACGGTTCGATTCATCAAAAGGATGCAGTAAATGATGATGACTTTGAGCCATATCTAAGTAGCCAGACAAATCAG AGTAACAGCTATCCACCAATGTCAGACCCATACATGCCTAGTTATTATGCTCCATCCATTGGATTTCCATATTCTCTAAGTGAAGCAGCATGGTCCACTGCAGGTGACCCTCCAATGCCATACTTGACAACCTATGGACAGATGAGCAATGGTGAACATCACTATATACCTGATGGTGTGTTTAGTCAACCTGGGGCTTTAGGAAATACCCCTCCATTCCTTGGTCAACatggatttaatttttttcctgggaATGCAGATTTCTCTACATGGGGGACAAGTGGATCTCAGGGACAATCAACGCAAAGCTCTGCTTATAGCAGCAGCTATGGCTATCCACCTAGCTCTCTTGGTAGAGCCATAGCAGATGGACAGGCTGGATTTGGCAATGATACTTTGAGCAAGGTGCCTGGGATTAGCAGCATTGAGCAAGGCATGACTGGACTGAAAATTGGTGGGGATATGACAGCTGCTGTGACAAAAACTGTAGGTTCAGCTCTGAGCAGTACAGGTATGACAAGCATTGCAGCAAATAGTGTGCCCCCAGTTAGCAGTTCAGCACCTAAACCAACCTCCTGGGCTGCCATCgctaggaagcctgctaaacctcAACCGAAACTCAAACCTAAGGGTAATGTGGGAATTGGGGGCCCTGCTGTACCACCGCCTCCTATAAAACACAACATGAACATTGGAACTTGGGATGAGAAAGGATCCATGGTAAAAGcacccccttcccagccaatACTGCCTCCTCAGACTATAATACAGCAGCCTCAGCCATTAATTCAACCACCACCATTGGTGCAAAGCCAACTGCCTCAACAGCAGCCTCAGCCACCACAACCACAGCAGCAACAAGGACCTCAGCAGCAGGCCCAGCCTCACCAgttgcagcagcaacagcagctgcaAAACCGCTGGATAGCTCCTCGTAACAGGGGCGTGGGCTTCAGCCAGAACAATGGAGGAGCTGGCAGCGAAAACTTTGGCTTAGGTGTTGTACCTGTCAGCTCTTCACCTGGTGTAGAGGTGCACCCAGTACTGGAGAAACTAAAGGCCATAAACAACTATAATCCCAAAGACTTTGATTGGAATCTGAAGAATGGACGTGTGTTTATAATCAAAAGCTATTCGGAGGACGATATACACCGCTCCATTAAATACTCTATCTGGTGTAGTACTGAACATGGTAATAAACGCTTGGATGCTGCTTACCGTTCCCTGAATGGGAAAGGTCCACTCTATTTACTCTTCAGTGTGAATGGCAGTGGACACTTTTGTGGAGTGGCTGAGATGAAGTCTGTTGTGGACTACAATGCATATGCCGGAGTCTGGTCTCAGGATAAGTGGAAGGGGAAGTTTGATGTTAAGTGGATCTTTGTCAAAGACGTTCCCAATAACCAGCTGCGGCACATTCGTTTGGAAAACAATGACAACAAACCAGTTACCAATTCGAGGGACACTCAAGAGGTACCCCTAGAAAAAGCCAAGCAAGTGCTTAAAATAATTGCTACTTTCAAGCATACCACCTCAATCTTTGATGACTTTGCACACTATGAAAAGCGtcaagaggaggaggaagccatGCGTAGG